A stretch of Bradyrhizobium sp. CCBAU 53338 DNA encodes these proteins:
- a CDS encoding ABC transporter ATP-binding protein, with translation MAFPLRARKVDRAKCAKLVAEALAAVELDGYGKRSINQLSGGQKQRVALARAIVFAPRLILMDEPLSALDKSLRESMQMELRRLHRTLGATIIYVTHDQREALIMSDRVAVMRGGRLMQVDTPKNLYSRPANHFVAGFVGESTLVPVSRRGARKVSVGEFEIASPVDVPLAGELFLAVQSEAVIIGNVPAASGYNYLFGTVTDVVFQGESSKLSVALEGGPIIGVRQAEHHAAASCMPVVGERVALRLHVEDTIIVAKSG, from the coding sequence GTGGCCTTCCCGCTGCGCGCACGCAAGGTCGATCGGGCAAAATGCGCGAAGCTAGTTGCGGAGGCGCTTGCAGCCGTCGAGCTAGACGGTTACGGCAAACGTTCGATCAACCAGTTGTCTGGTGGCCAGAAGCAGCGCGTCGCATTGGCGCGCGCCATCGTCTTCGCGCCGCGCCTGATCCTCATGGACGAACCACTTTCGGCGCTGGACAAGAGCCTACGCGAGTCAATGCAGATGGAGCTCCGCAGACTTCATCGAACCCTCGGCGCGACCATCATCTACGTGACACATGATCAGCGTGAGGCGCTGATCATGAGCGATCGCGTTGCTGTCATGCGCGGCGGGCGGCTTATGCAGGTGGACACGCCCAAGAATCTCTATTCTCGCCCCGCCAACCACTTCGTGGCGGGCTTCGTGGGGGAATCCACGTTGGTCCCCGTCAGTCGGCGAGGCGCGCGCAAAGTGTCGGTCGGGGAGTTCGAAATCGCAAGTCCTGTCGACGTACCGCTCGCTGGAGAGTTGTTTCTCGCTGTTCAGTCCGAGGCCGTGATCATCGGGAATGTACCCGCCGCGAGCGGTTACAACTATCTGTTCGGAACGGTGACGGACGTTGTCTTCCAAGGCGAAAGCAGCAAGCTCAGCGTCGCGCTCGAGGGGGGCCCGATCATCGGGGTTCGTCAGGCCGAGCACCACGCCGCCGCATCGTGCATGCCCGTCGTCGGCGAACGCGTGGCTCTGCGATTGCACGTGGAGGATACGATCATCGTAGCCAAGTCTGGTTGA
- a CDS encoding LysR family transcriptional regulator, whose protein sequence is MRARQLEVFRTIMQCGTLTEAARILNASQPALSQVLLNTEDVLGFKLFERVKDRLVPTPEAEELYPEADRIFGELENLRRTALS, encoded by the coding sequence ATGCGCGCACGTCAACTTGAGGTCTTCAGGACGATCATGCAATGCGGGACGCTCACCGAAGCGGCCCGGATCCTGAATGCGTCGCAGCCCGCGCTCAGTCAGGTATTGCTTAACACGGAGGACGTGCTCGGCTTCAAGCTGTTCGAGCGCGTGAAAGACCGCCTCGTTCCCACACCCGAGGCCGAAGAGTTGTATCCGGAGGCCGATCGTATCTTCGGGGAGCTGGAGAACCTCCGGCGCACTGCCTTGAGCTGA
- a CDS encoding SDR family NAD(P)-dependent oxidoreductase — translation MTIPLEKPAPKGGLWRTRTPSSPPGRRSRTAHLLTQAAAESRFALQRCAECNNFAYPPRDCCPICLSINLPLSDAPTSGILVSATEIQVSGDVYFRERSPWRVGMVQLQCGPIMIAHIHGDCQEGETVKMSLQLDKAGQAVAFASPGTTTPNQADDKQWREFTADPRYRRALVTDGRNEAGQAIALALVAAGATTVFVGIPERWRPFKGEDRLASVTNIHLVSLDIGDQRSVAGLAADIGPKTDILVNTNDHVRPGGLLTRNGAGRYREEIERSYLGFVHLAQSFGPIMRGRGADGAGSAVAWANIFSIYSLSNWPAYGAYSASQAAALSLSQCLRAELRGSGVRVMNLFTGPIESDWFQGLPPPKVSPEALAAALIRALKSGSEDVFVGDVAEDFRRRLTTNPKALERELGW, via the coding sequence ATGACCATTCCGTTGGAGAAACCCGCACCCAAGGGAGGCCTTTGGCGCACTCGAACTCCGAGCTCGCCGCCCGGTCGACGCAGCCGTACTGCTCACCTGTTGACCCAGGCAGCGGCGGAATCACGATTTGCGCTGCAACGTTGCGCCGAATGCAACAACTTCGCGTATCCGCCGCGAGATTGCTGCCCCATTTGTCTATCCATCAATCTTCCTCTGTCCGACGCCCCCACAAGCGGCATACTCGTTTCCGCGACCGAAATACAAGTTTCGGGTGACGTCTACTTTCGCGAGCGTTCACCGTGGCGAGTTGGCATGGTGCAGCTTCAATGCGGACCAATCATGATTGCCCACATTCACGGCGATTGCCAGGAAGGAGAGACAGTAAAAATGTCCCTTCAATTGGACAAGGCTGGCCAGGCTGTCGCGTTCGCGTCGCCCGGGACGACGACGCCAAATCAAGCCGACGACAAGCAGTGGCGGGAATTTACGGCCGACCCTCGCTACCGCCGAGCTCTCGTCACAGACGGCCGAAACGAGGCCGGACAAGCGATTGCTCTTGCATTGGTCGCGGCCGGCGCGACGACGGTCTTCGTTGGCATACCGGAGCGGTGGCGTCCATTTAAGGGGGAGGACCGCCTTGCTTCGGTCACTAATATCCATCTCGTTTCCCTCGATATTGGGGATCAGCGATCTGTGGCGGGTCTCGCAGCGGACATCGGTCCCAAGACCGACATTCTCGTGAACACGAATGATCATGTTCGGCCCGGCGGGCTGTTGACGCGAAACGGGGCAGGCCGCTATCGAGAAGAGATTGAACGCAGCTATCTGGGTTTTGTGCATCTTGCCCAATCATTTGGACCAATTATGCGAGGCCGTGGCGCAGACGGCGCAGGGAGTGCCGTCGCTTGGGCAAACATCTTTTCGATCTACTCTCTCTCGAATTGGCCTGCTTATGGCGCCTACTCCGCATCTCAGGCAGCGGCATTGTCGTTGTCGCAGTGCCTCCGGGCGGAGCTGCGCGGGAGCGGTGTCAGGGTCATGAACCTCTTCACGGGCCCCATTGAGAGCGATTGGTTTCAAGGGCTGCCGCCTCCGAAAGTATCGCCCGAGGCTCTCGCTGCGGCGCTCATACGCGCATTGAAATCTGGAAGTGAGGATGTGTTCGTTGGTGACGTCGCAGAAGATTTCCGGCGGCGATTGACCACAAATCCGAAAGCTCTCGAACGCGAGCTCGGCTGGTAG
- a CDS encoding thiolase family protein, with protein MPAAGRTPYDGVVIATPVTIPYARYSIESAQWWIGRALKALLQESPLRAADIDGLAVSSFTLYPDTAIGLTQHYGLCVRWLETIPLGGVSGIAALRRAARAVQAGDARAVACIAGDTNHVDTFRKTLEAFSQANQDAIYPYGAGGANASFALIARHYMRTYGVSREDLAKIAVSQRENALKNPHALFKRSLTIEEYLAARPIVDPIHLFDCVMPCAGAEAFLVLDSDFAASRGISGARLLSTIERHNAFSEDPSQLRGGWAMDVDELYTMAGIGPEGIDVVQTYDDYPFVTMMQFEDLGFCRKGEGVEFVRKHDLTIGGSFPHNTSGGQLSVGQAGAAGGYLGLTEGLRQVLGCAGSTQVPDTKTALVSGFGMINYDRGLSSGAAIMAGVPT; from the coding sequence ATGCCAGCCGCTGGCCGCACTCCCTACGACGGTGTCGTCATAGCGACGCCCGTAACCATTCCCTACGCTCGTTACTCGATCGAGAGCGCGCAATGGTGGATCGGGCGCGCACTCAAGGCGCTTTTGCAGGAGAGCCCGCTGCGAGCTGCCGACATTGATGGTCTCGCGGTCTCCAGCTTCACGCTCTACCCCGACACGGCGATCGGCTTGACGCAGCATTATGGTCTTTGTGTGCGCTGGCTGGAGACCATCCCACTTGGAGGCGTAAGCGGTATTGCCGCTCTCCGACGCGCAGCACGTGCGGTTCAGGCCGGGGACGCACGCGCCGTGGCTTGCATTGCCGGTGATACCAATCACGTCGATACATTCCGGAAAACGTTAGAGGCCTTTTCCCAAGCCAACCAAGATGCCATTTATCCCTACGGCGCCGGCGGAGCAAATGCCAGCTTTGCGCTCATCGCGCGTCACTACATGCGCACCTACGGCGTGTCACGTGAGGACCTCGCAAAGATAGCGGTGTCGCAACGTGAAAATGCGCTCAAGAACCCCCACGCCCTCTTCAAACGCAGCTTGACCATAGAAGAATATCTGGCAGCACGTCCTATCGTCGATCCCATTCATCTGTTCGACTGCGTGATGCCATGCGCGGGTGCGGAGGCGTTCCTCGTCCTCGACAGCGATTTTGCAGCGTCCCGCGGCATCTCCGGGGCACGGCTGCTGTCCACCATCGAACGTCACAATGCTTTCAGTGAAGACCCATCCCAATTGCGCGGCGGCTGGGCGATGGACGTCGACGAACTCTATACCATGGCAGGGATCGGCCCCGAAGGGATTGACGTCGTGCAGACCTATGACGACTATCCCTTCGTTACCATGATGCAATTCGAAGATCTCGGCTTCTGCCGCAAGGGAGAGGGCGTCGAATTCGTGCGCAAGCATGATCTTACAATCGGCGGATCCTTCCCTCACAACACGTCTGGCGGCCAGCTGTCCGTAGGCCAAGCCGGCGCAGCCGGTGGATATCTCGGTTTGACCGAAGGTCTTAGGCAAGTCTTGGGGTGCGCCGGCTCAACGCAGGTGCCGGATACCAAGACCGCGCTCGTGTCCGGCTTTGGTATGATCAATTACGATCGCGGCCTATCGTCCGGCGCGGCAATTATGGCGGGTGTACCGACATGA
- a CDS encoding organic hydroperoxide resistance protein: protein MKPEKILYETQATATGGRDGKVENAQNNFALTLALPKELGGPGGSGTNPEQLFAAGYAACFLGAVKLVARQSRLSISDDVSVTAKVGIGPIPVGYALSVELQVSLPNIDRAFARDIVAQAHQRCPYSNATRGNIDVILTVV from the coding sequence ATGAAGCCAGAAAAGATCCTCTACGAAACCCAAGCCACCGCAACGGGCGGACGCGACGGCAAAGTCGAGAATGCGCAGAACAATTTCGCTCTAACGCTCGCACTTCCAAAGGAACTGGGCGGCCCGGGCGGCTCAGGCACCAACCCCGAGCAACTGTTCGCCGCGGGCTACGCGGCTTGCTTCCTTGGTGCCGTCAAACTGGTTGCAAGGCAGAGCAGGCTATCGATTTCAGACGATGTCAGCGTCACGGCCAAAGTCGGCATCGGACCTATCCCGGTTGGATACGCGCTCAGCGTCGAATTACAAGTAAGCCTCCCCAATATCGATCGCGCGTTCGCACGCGATATCGTCGCGCAGGCCCACCAACGATGCCCGTACTCGAACGCGACAAGAGGCAATATCGACGTGATACTTACCGTGGTTTGA
- a CDS encoding SDR family NAD(P)-dependent oxidoreductase, which produces MSIKANSSTAVVTGGSTGIGAAICHSLIAEGHDVVNLDAKPLSWTHERVRHEEVDLSDAEATRAAASKVARTSEVGIFVHNAGAICPALVEAAEPKDLTFLTDLHLSAPLILLQAFLPAMKAQRNGRVVLISSRALLGVPTRTAYAATKAGMVGMGRTWALELAQYGITVNMVAPGPIGSTDMFRALAPDGSEQANRIAKTIPVGRLGRPEDVANAVLFFVSGRSTYVTGQTLFVCGGASVGTLTL; this is translated from the coding sequence ATGTCCATAAAAGCCAACTCCTCGACAGCTGTCGTGACGGGAGGCAGCACCGGAATCGGCGCCGCAATCTGCCACTCCTTGATTGCCGAAGGTCATGACGTTGTGAATCTCGACGCTAAGCCCTTGAGCTGGACCCACGAACGGGTACGGCACGAGGAAGTCGACCTTTCCGATGCTGAAGCCACGCGGGCCGCCGCCTCGAAGGTCGCACGGACTTCCGAGGTTGGGATCTTTGTCCACAACGCGGGCGCAATTTGCCCTGCATTGGTTGAGGCGGCGGAGCCGAAGGATCTTACATTTCTAACGGATCTGCACTTGTCGGCACCACTCATCCTCCTACAAGCGTTTCTTCCTGCAATGAAGGCGCAGCGTAACGGACGAGTCGTCCTGATTTCCTCGCGCGCATTGTTGGGCGTGCCAACCAGGACAGCTTACGCAGCGACCAAAGCCGGAATGGTCGGAATGGGGCGTACCTGGGCCCTGGAGCTTGCCCAATACGGCATCACCGTGAACATGGTTGCACCTGGCCCAATAGGCTCAACTGACATGTTTCGTGCCCTCGCGCCGGACGGCAGTGAGCAAGCAAACCGAATCGCCAAGACCATTCCGGTCGGACGGTTGGGCCGGCCGGAAGATGTCGCCAACGCCGTCCTGTTTTTCGTGTCGGGCCGGTCCACGTACGTCACTGGTCAAACGCTCTTTGTGTGCGGCGGGGCCAGTGTGGGAACACTGACGCTCTAG
- a CDS encoding aromatic-ring-hydroxylating dioxygenase subunit beta, with product MAHFTDQDIINFVFNEARLIDQMRFNEWLDLFTDDACYWMPLEWQQADPRLSASLMYEDKLLLRIRVERLNGNRTFSQKPKSRCHHLLQTPLVLDRDDEKSTYTAWTPLHYIETRQDEQTLFAAWLTHTLVVVDGTLRIKMKRVDLVNSDAAFGSIQLFM from the coding sequence ATGGCACATTTCACCGATCAAGATATCATCAACTTCGTCTTCAATGAGGCTCGGCTCATCGATCAGATGCGCTTCAACGAATGGCTTGACCTCTTTACGGACGACGCCTGCTATTGGATGCCTCTCGAGTGGCAGCAGGCGGATCCTCGGCTCAGCGCTTCGCTAATGTATGAAGACAAACTTCTGCTCAGGATTCGAGTTGAGCGCTTGAACGGAAACCGCACATTCAGCCAAAAGCCGAAGAGTCGATGCCACCATTTGCTGCAGACGCCGCTCGTGCTCGATCGTGATGACGAGAAATCGACTTACACAGCCTGGACTCCCCTCCACTACATCGAGACGCGGCAAGACGAGCAGACGCTGTTCGCCGCATGGTTGACCCATACTCTCGTGGTCGTCGACGGCACGCTAAGAATCAAGATGAAGCGGGTCGATCTGGTTAATTCCGACGCCGCTTTTGGCAGCATTCAATTGTTCATGTGA
- a CDS encoding aromatic ring-hydroxylating dioxygenase subunit alpha: protein MNNAAFDAHTIRNLIREREVHRDVYINDEVFRLEMLHLFSNTWAYVGHESQIPAPGDYFGTEIGMQPILMVRHTDGSVKVLYNRCPHKGVRITSETCGNAGKFFRCPYHAWSFKTDGSLLAIPLKKGYENTGLSESHAAQGLSPVDNVRNYRGFIFAKLSQFGQDFEEFFGESLSSIDNMVDRSPLGRLEVAGGVFRYVHPCNWKMLVENQTDTCHPMVAHESSAGTAVEVWKTAPPGTPMPMAIELLAPFMCPYEFSEEMGIRVWANGHGHTGVGKSIHSNYSAIPEYFDQMVAAYGEERAKAILIENRHNTIYFPNLMVKGPIQLLRVFKPLAANRTLVESWTFRLVGAPDLLLERTLSYNRLINAPTSIVGHDDLEMYERAQLGLRSNANQWVNLQRLYSADEDPDRSVTTNGTTELQMRNQFRAWSKFMTMSMQ from the coding sequence ATGAACAATGCGGCTTTTGATGCGCATACTATTCGAAACCTGATCCGGGAGCGGGAAGTCCATCGCGACGTCTACATAAATGACGAGGTTTTCCGCCTCGAAATGCTGCATTTGTTCAGCAACACGTGGGCGTATGTCGGTCACGAGAGCCAAATCCCCGCGCCCGGCGACTATTTCGGAACTGAGATCGGAATGCAGCCGATTCTCATGGTTCGTCACACCGACGGCTCTGTTAAGGTGCTTTACAACCGCTGTCCGCACAAGGGTGTTCGCATCACTTCCGAAACCTGCGGAAACGCGGGGAAATTTTTCCGCTGCCCCTATCATGCGTGGAGCTTTAAGACTGATGGCTCGCTTCTCGCCATTCCGCTCAAGAAGGGCTATGAGAACACCGGGCTTTCTGAGAGCCACGCCGCTCAGGGATTGAGTCCTGTCGACAATGTCCGCAACTATCGGGGCTTCATCTTCGCGAAGTTGAGCCAGTTCGGACAGGACTTCGAAGAGTTTTTTGGAGAGAGCCTTTCTTCAATCGACAATATGGTCGATCGATCGCCACTCGGTCGCCTTGAAGTCGCCGGCGGGGTGTTTCGCTATGTCCACCCGTGCAACTGGAAGATGCTCGTCGAGAACCAGACCGACACGTGCCACCCGATGGTGGCGCACGAATCATCCGCGGGGACGGCCGTCGAGGTGTGGAAGACAGCTCCTCCCGGCACGCCCATGCCGATGGCGATCGAACTGCTCGCTCCGTTTATGTGTCCTTATGAATTCTCAGAAGAGATGGGAATTCGGGTCTGGGCTAACGGCCACGGCCACACCGGTGTCGGAAAATCGATCCATTCGAACTATTCGGCAATTCCCGAGTATTTCGATCAGATGGTGGCCGCATATGGCGAGGAGCGGGCTAAAGCAATTCTTATCGAGAACCGGCACAACACGATCTACTTCCCCAATCTCATGGTGAAGGGTCCAATTCAGTTGCTTCGCGTATTCAAACCCCTGGCGGCTAACCGCACACTCGTGGAGTCGTGGACTTTTCGTCTCGTCGGCGCACCCGACTTGCTGCTCGAGCGAACGCTTTCGTACAATCGACTGATCAACGCGCCAACCTCCATCGTCGGCCATGATGACCTTGAGATGTACGAGCGTGCCCAGCTTGGTCTTCGTTCCAACGCCAATCAATGGGTCAATCTCCAGCGGCTTTACTCCGCCGACGAAGATCCCGATCGCAGCGTGACGACAAACGGAACGACGGAATTGCAGATGCGAAATCAGTTCCGAGCCTGGTCCAAGTTCATGACGATGTCGATGCAGTGA
- a CDS encoding PDR/VanB family oxidoreductase, with protein sequence MSDLSNLERLKLVVVRTKQEAPLVRSLLLESATGCPLPIWAPGAHIKVFLPDGQERCYSLVELTAPPAENTAPLSYLLGVRLDDAGQGGSRYMHSLNDGDMLEVSAPQNHFPLSTTDSPIHLIAGGIGITPLASMAAHLVATRKPFLLRYAVRSQDQLAFLADLRTLAGPNLRLHVDDRDGVFPLGDVMRSLPADEPLYLCGPRVMIDSAISLARELQWSEGRLRFESFSAAPPAAGDQPFEVVLMTSGRVLQIPKDRTILDVMIEQGIDALHDCKRGDCGICQAAVLEGVPDHRDYVLSEQERASGKLMQICVSRAKSRRLVLDL encoded by the coding sequence GTGAGTGACCTGTCGAACCTTGAGCGGCTTAAGCTCGTCGTGGTCCGCACGAAGCAAGAGGCACCCCTCGTGCGTTCTCTCTTGCTGGAATCTGCAACTGGCTGCCCGCTTCCCATCTGGGCTCCGGGCGCGCACATCAAGGTCTTTCTGCCGGACGGGCAAGAACGTTGCTATTCGCTCGTCGAGCTAACGGCGCCACCGGCTGAAAACACCGCCCCGCTTTCGTATTTGCTTGGCGTCAGGCTTGACGATGCCGGCCAGGGCGGCTCTCGATATATGCATAGTCTCAACGACGGCGACATGCTTGAGGTCTCAGCACCTCAAAACCACTTTCCGCTCTCGACTACCGACAGTCCCATACATCTTATCGCTGGCGGCATCGGTATTACTCCGCTTGCCTCAATGGCAGCCCATCTTGTCGCGACAAGAAAGCCGTTCCTGCTTCGCTATGCCGTGCGATCGCAGGACCAACTGGCCTTTCTGGCCGATTTAAGAACTCTGGCGGGACCTAATCTCCGCTTGCATGTCGATGATCGGGACGGCGTCTTTCCACTGGGTGACGTGATGCGTAGTTTGCCAGCGGACGAGCCGCTTTATCTTTGCGGTCCACGGGTCATGATCGACTCGGCCATATCGCTCGCGCGGGAGCTTCAGTGGTCCGAAGGCCGGCTTCGATTCGAGTCGTTCTCCGCCGCGCCTCCCGCGGCTGGCGACCAGCCCTTCGAGGTCGTTTTGATGACCTCTGGTCGCGTCTTGCAGATTCCGAAAGACAGAACGATTCTCGACGTGATGATTGAGCAAGGAATCGACGCGTTGCACGATTGCAAGCGCGGCGACTGTGGGATTTGCCAGGCGGCAGTGTTGGAAGGTGTCCCGGACCATCGGGATTACGTGCTCTCTGAGCAGGAGCGCGCCTCGGGGAAACTGATGCAGATTTGTGTGTCGCGCGCAAAGTCGCGACGGTTGGTCTTGGACCTTTAG
- a CDS encoding ABC transporter substrate-binding protein has translation MRRRAVLTATLLALSFLTPARADVTIGFVTSLSGPGSAIGIGYAKGIAAAYEYKSQMAGQKVRLIQLDDGSDPSAATRNARKLIEEEKVDVLIGTATVPSTVAMISVATELKVPMICISPIPPKPTSASDQWAITVPQSADLLVKIVADRMKRDGVKKVGYIGFSDGWGDLVYAGAKAAEQRGDLQVVTNERYARTDTSVTGQVLRIVAARPDAVLDGGSATQGALPLLALSERGFKGAIYGTGALVNPEFVRVGGKAAEGIKLSVGPVVVSEQLPDDHFAKKLSLEFRAAYERANKGPVTDQFSGLSFDAWRILDNAVERAIKISRPGETGFRTALRDAILSTHEFPGVHAVYNFKPGENYGVDERSLVIVQLVNGAWKYVP, from the coding sequence ATGCGGCGTCGAGCGGTGCTTACGGCCACTTTGTTGGCGCTTTCCTTTCTCACTCCGGCTCGCGCGGACGTAACGATCGGGTTCGTCACATCCTTAAGCGGACCGGGGTCTGCGATTGGAATTGGATACGCGAAGGGCATAGCTGCCGCCTACGAATACAAGTCGCAGATGGCTGGGCAGAAGGTGCGCCTCATTCAGCTCGACGATGGGTCGGATCCGTCGGCGGCCACGCGTAACGCGCGTAAGCTCATCGAAGAAGAGAAGGTCGACGTCCTGATCGGTACGGCGACGGTGCCTTCGACCGTGGCGATGATTTCTGTCGCGACTGAGCTGAAGGTGCCCATGATCTGCATCTCACCGATCCCGCCCAAGCCGACATCGGCGTCAGATCAATGGGCTATTACTGTGCCTCAATCGGCCGATCTGTTGGTGAAGATCGTTGCCGACCGAATGAAGCGCGATGGCGTGAAGAAAGTCGGATATATCGGGTTTTCGGACGGCTGGGGCGATCTGGTCTACGCGGGAGCGAAGGCGGCAGAACAGCGTGGCGATTTGCAGGTCGTAACCAACGAGCGGTACGCGCGCACTGATACGTCCGTAACAGGCCAGGTCCTGCGTATCGTTGCCGCGAGACCCGATGCGGTATTAGATGGCGGGTCCGCTACCCAAGGCGCGTTGCCCTTGCTTGCCTTGAGCGAAAGAGGATTTAAGGGTGCGATCTACGGTACTGGTGCCTTAGTTAATCCCGAGTTTGTACGAGTGGGAGGCAAGGCCGCGGAGGGCATCAAGCTTTCGGTCGGGCCTGTGGTCGTTTCCGAGCAGCTGCCGGACGATCATTTCGCCAAGAAGCTCAGCCTTGAGTTTCGCGCCGCCTATGAACGCGCCAACAAGGGTCCGGTCACGGATCAGTTCTCCGGTCTCTCTTTTGATGCCTGGCGGATACTCGACAACGCGGTCGAACGCGCGATCAAGATTAGCAGGCCTGGCGAAACCGGCTTTCGTACGGCACTTCGGGACGCGATCTTGAGCACGCATGAATTTCCGGGCGTGCATGCCGTCTACAACTTCAAACCCGGCGAGAATTACGGAGTCGACGAGCGGTCGCTCGTGATCGTTCAGCTGGTCAACGGCGCCTGGAAGTACGTCCCCTAG
- a CDS encoding branched-chain amino acid ABC transporter permease, with the protein MTNDIAAILAVDGIATGAIYVLVAIGTVLIFSVTRVIYIPFGDIAAFTVLTLAAIQTGHVPGTFGLVLVLACLASLIEVASLWRARRAREIPRALGFYLVLPAIIVGCAWIALSFKLSMPLQALIALILMAPITPLLDRIVFRPIADASVLLLLIVSMALHFALIGLGLLFFGPEGVRTEPITSASFEVGPMQFSVQSLIIVAAALILSVALFLFFDLTLPGKSLRATAMNRTGARLMGIRPARAGTIAYIVGSLMAGVSGILIAPVNTIFYDSGFLLGLKAFIGAIIGGMASYPATALGAVLVGLLESFASFQSSALKDVIVFSLLIPILLWRSLSQVHSEEEVEE; encoded by the coding sequence ATGACCAATGATATCGCCGCGATTCTCGCCGTGGACGGGATCGCTACGGGCGCAATATATGTGCTTGTGGCTATCGGGACTGTGCTTATTTTCAGCGTAACCCGTGTAATCTATATCCCGTTTGGAGACATTGCAGCGTTTACGGTCCTCACGCTTGCCGCTATCCAGACAGGGCACGTGCCGGGCACCTTCGGACTCGTGCTGGTCTTAGCATGCCTTGCGAGCCTGATTGAGGTCGCGAGTCTGTGGCGTGCGAGGCGGGCCCGCGAGATTCCCCGGGCACTTGGCTTTTATCTCGTCCTCCCCGCAATCATCGTCGGTTGCGCTTGGATAGCACTCAGTTTCAAGCTTTCGATGCCGCTTCAAGCCCTGATCGCGCTCATTCTGATGGCGCCGATCACGCCGTTACTCGATCGCATCGTGTTTAGACCGATAGCCGATGCAAGTGTCTTGCTTCTTCTGATCGTGTCGATGGCTCTTCATTTCGCTCTCATCGGACTTGGGCTGCTCTTCTTCGGCCCGGAGGGCGTTCGGACCGAGCCGATCACCTCCGCATCATTCGAGGTGGGCCCTATGCAATTCTCGGTGCAGTCGCTGATTATTGTGGCTGCGGCCTTGATACTCAGCGTCGCGCTTTTTCTCTTCTTCGATTTGACCCTGCCAGGAAAATCGTTGCGAGCCACCGCCATGAACAGGACCGGAGCGCGCTTGATGGGAATTCGGCCTGCGCGCGCTGGGACGATCGCCTATATTGTTGGGTCGCTCATGGCAGGCGTGTCCGGGATTCTGATCGCGCCGGTTAATACGATCTTTTACGACTCGGGGTTTCTTCTCGGGCTGAAGGCGTTCATCGGAGCGATCATAGGTGGGATGGCGAGCTATCCGGCCACTGCACTTGGCGCGGTCTTGGTGGGCCTGCTTGAGAGCTTCGCTTCGTTTCAAAGCAGCGCATTGAAGGACGTCATCGTCTTCTCGCTTCTAATTCCGATCCTCCTCTGGCGGTCGCTGAGTCAGGTGCACTCGGAAGAAGAGGTAGAAGAATGA